CACGAAGGTGCCTTCGCGGCCGTCGAGGCGGCCGGTGAGCAGCTCCAGGCCGGTGAACACGCCGGTCGTCGCGCCGGTGTAGACGATGTTGTAGTCGCAGTCGGTGCGGGCGGCCTCGATACCGCCGGTGAAGGTGTTGGCGACGGTGGCGTGGGAGAGCTTCGGGCCGTCCTCGACCGCCCGGATCTCCTCCTCCTTCCAGTCCGCGTAGCTGATGCTGCCGGTGGTCCGCACGGGCATGGGTGTCCTTCCGGAGGGGAGCTCGCGCTGTGCCGCGTGCTCCGGTGGGACCAGCCTGGCGGCGGTACCTGACACCTTCTGTCAGGTATCGGGGACAATTCCCGCATGCGCGCCGACCGTCTCCTCGCCCTGCTCCTGCTGCTGCAGAACCGCGGCCGGATGACCGCCGCCGAACTGGCGACCGAGCTGGAGGTGTCCGTGCGCACCGTCCACCGGGACGTGGAGGCGCTCGGCGCCGCGGGCGTGCCGGTGCTCGCCGAACGCGGCCCGACCGGCGGATACCGGCTGATGGACGGCTACCGCACCCGGCTCACCGGCCTCACCGCGGGCGAGGCGGGCGCCCTGTTCTTCGCCGGACTGCCCGGCCCGGCCCGGGAGTTGGGGCTGGGCACGCTGCTCGCCACCGCCGAACTGAAGGTCCGGGCCGCGCTGCCGGCCGAACTCGCCGAGAGCACGCGGCAGTTGCAGGAACGCTTCCACCTGGACCCGGCGTCCTGGTTCCACGACCCCGATCCCGTGCCGCTGCTCACCGCGGTCGCCCGCGCGGTCTGGGAGCAGCAGGTGCTGGACGTCCACTACCGGCGCTGGCGCGGCGAGGTGCAGCGCGAACTACGGCCGCTGGGAATGGTGTTGAAGGCAGGCATCTGGTACCTGGCCGCGTCCGCCGACGACCAGGTCCGCACCTACCGGGTCTCCCGTCTGCTGTCCGCCGAGCCCACCGGCGCACACTTCGAACGACCCCCCGGATTCGACCTGGCGGCCCACTGGTCGGAGTTCGCCCGCCGGCTGGCGGCCTCCCTGCACCAGGACACCGCCGAGGTGCGGGTCTCCCCCCGCGCGTTCCGCATGCTGCCGATGCAGTTCGGCTCGGCCGGCGCCCGGGCGGTCGCGAGCGCCGGCCCGCCGGACGCCGACGGCTGGGTACGGGTGCTGCTCCCGGTCGAGTCGGAGCCGGTGGCGGTCAGCGACCTGCTCCGGCTCGGCGCGGACGCGGACGTCCTCGGCCCGCCCTCGCTGCGCGCCGCCGTGGCGGAAGCCGTGGCCGCCCTCCACCACCGCTACACGCGGACGCCCTGAACGCGGCCCAGCCCACCCGACACGTCCCACCCGGCGCGTCCCACCCGACACGTCCCACCCGGCGCGTCCCGCCCAGCACGTCCGCCCCGCCGACCACGGGATATTCGGGTGCAGTCGGCCGGGCGGCCCGCTAGCGTGGCGGGCATGAAGCGCGCTGCCATGCTGACGACGACGCCGGAGAGTGTCCCGGCGCGCTGACTGCTGTTCATCACCGAAGCCCCGGGGCCGAGCGCCCGGGGCTTCTCGCGTGTGCGTGGCCGGCGGCGACTCGTCCCCTCACCTCCTCGAGGA
The DNA window shown above is from Streptomyces sp. TLI_171 and carries:
- a CDS encoding DUF3224 domain-containing protein, with protein sequence MPVRTTGSISYADWKEEEIRAVEDGPKLSHATVANTFTGGIEAARTDCDYNIVYTGATTGVFTGLELLTGRLDGREGTFVLEEHGAFHEDGTVTCTFTVVPGTGTGALTGLRGSGEYTCRAGEQAFPYTFEYEPA
- a CDS encoding YafY family protein, which produces MRADRLLALLLLLQNRGRMTAAELATELEVSVRTVHRDVEALGAAGVPVLAERGPTGGYRLMDGYRTRLTGLTAGEAGALFFAGLPGPARELGLGTLLATAELKVRAALPAELAESTRQLQERFHLDPASWFHDPDPVPLLTAVARAVWEQQVLDVHYRRWRGEVQRELRPLGMVLKAGIWYLAASADDQVRTYRVSRLLSAEPTGAHFERPPGFDLAAHWSEFARRLAASLHQDTAEVRVSPRAFRMLPMQFGSAGARAVASAGPPDADGWVRVLLPVESEPVAVSDLLRLGADADVLGPPSLRAAVAEAVAALHHRYTRTP